Proteins encoded in a region of the Planococcus citri chromosome 1, ihPlaCitr1.1, whole genome shotgun sequence genome:
- the LOC135833026 gene encoding mucin-2-like, translating to MKMRNSLLLVALVLVQYATATSIAEQINLQATNTKPMVIKQPMVPLYHESLENDQDDMEEEDAASSPSELIETHVLPDMPDSAGAGLGEGGSAVDGYGVENVQRVRRRRRRRRRKRPKPITEAPPVSASSAAPIAPEKPPDSLDAYYTLPQDEIRRKPFKYRDGAVEENPDALVPPEPEAAVYGDGPNNSYPPRRVTKRRRRPFKRPIEDYPSLDNGDESWINPQHNADKPVQSPHPQNSVINNHKPITIAVTTTTTTHPTIITTTSKKPDLPKPTTTVNRNKVQPSSSSSLPPTTSLPPSKDDDLQTLKKAAAVAIQEDVDNSLKRRKRPATAQKTQHENEIKDAPDNPSNDIQNSVSQNQHHGHIEENVVVSLKPDQHSKLVQNRKELFKPRRLPLTSAILRNAKLRSTALPSTTPKPDTANHDSDEDDDETIVTEKSQTYSVISTSSSNVLTVVKSNHAPESHDDHYHPNTESTTTTSKFKLVKVNENKESHDINKTVNADNDSDEAEDDLPSGTVNFPFPIISHKTLKQHVLPKAGLGVANSNVSAFLSSNDDRLAIIYVPCNQTVADNLLKTGAAYVHKAEADDSEKTENTENTESSASRKISTTRLPNGLTYPQTVKFSSETTSVTYSHENSTKSSSTKPSTTVPSSSSPASVTTEKSDSTSTSTIVSGTSPYVSREAKHYQDNIAASKSKFESAKNEQTPTSSIRKPYPSPVINQAFVKPFAGSSKEIIISYTSTTNSPPSLFSYHNIDSADEQISLQLRNHNNHTGGLLRKPFDENLLLNGASRQHHNHHQQQHHQVERKKLPLAVKSAIIISGAILALAVLGFFALLLSCKIRQAKSRMKCHRELYRNQFQSSEFRQSSRSTSPVMSKSNYNTRNFTNNMQPNPVAPNRNYYLWETLRKTFQYD from the exons ATGAAAATGCGTAACTCGCTCCTGCTGGTTGCACTGGTACTTGTTCAGTATGCGACAGCCACATCGATAGCCGAGCAGATCAATCTGCAAGCCACGAATACCAAGCCAATGGTCATCAAACAGCCAATG GTTCCTTTATACCATGAGAGTTTAGAAAACGATCAAGACGACATGGAAGAAGAAGATGCCGCATCATCACCTTCCGAGCTGATCGAAACACACGTACTACCAGATATGCCCGACTCAGCAGGCGCTGGCTTAGGTGAAGGCGGCAGCGCCGTTGATGGTTATGGCGTCGAAAATGTTCAACGTGTTCgaagacgtcgtcgtcgtcgacgtcgaaAGCGACCAAAGCCCATCACAGAAGCGCCACCAGTCTCGGCCTCGTCTGCAGCCCCAATTGCACCCGAAAAGCCACCTGACAGCCTCGACGCATACTATACTCTACCTCAAGATGAAATACGAAGGAAACCTTTCAAGTATCGCGATGGTGCCGTTGAAGAAAATCCAGATGCTTTGGTACCACCAGAACCAGAAGCGGCAGTCTATGGCGATGGACCCAACAACAGTTACCCTCCTAGAAGAGTAACAAAACGACGACGAAGACCGTTCAAAAGACCAATTGAAGACTACCCATCTTTAGATAATGGCGATGAATCGTGGATAAACCCACAACACAATGCAGACAAGCCTGTTCAAAGTCCACATCCCCAAAATTCAGTCATCAACAACCACAAACCAATCACCATAGCTGTCACAACTACTACTACCACACACCCCACAATCATCACCACCACATCAAAGAAACCAGATTTGCCAAAACCAACAACAACCGTGAATCGCAATAAAGTACAgccatcttcatcatcatcattgccACCAACGACTTCTTTGCCTCCTTCAAAAGATGACGATTTGCAAACACTGAAAAAAGCTGCAGCTGTTGCCATTCAAGAAGACGTAGACAATTCATTGAAAAGGCGAAAGCGTCCAGCCACCGCACAGAAGACAcaacatgaaaatgaaatcaaagaTGCTCCAGACAACCCTTCCAATGACATACAAAATTCTGTGTCACAAAACCAACATCATGGTCACATTGAGGAGAACGTTGTGGTTAGTCTGAAACCAGACCAACACTCAAAATTAGTTCAGAATAGAAAAGAATTATTCAAACCTCGCAGACTTCCGCTGACTTCAGCCATACTTCGAAATGCCAAACTCAGATCCACTGCATTGCCTTCAACAACACCCAAACCTGATACTGCAAATCATGATAGcgatgaagatgatgatgaaACAATTGTCACAGAAAAATCGCAGACTTATTCAGTAATTTCGACTTCATCTTCCAATGTTTTGACAGTTGTTAAGAGCAATCATGCTCCAGAATCACACGATGACCACTACCATCCAAACACAGAATCCACAACAACCACGTCCAAGTTCAAGCTAGTCAAAGTTAATGAAAACAAAGAGTCACACGACATTAATAAAACTGTAAACGCTGACAATGATTCTGATGAGGCTGAAGATGACTTACCAAGTGGGACTGTGAATTTCCCATTCCCCATAATTTCACATAAGACACTAAAACAGCATGTTCTGCCCAAGGCAGGTCTTGGTGTAGCTAATTCAAACGTGTCTGCATTCTTGTCATCCAATGATGATCGTCTAGCCATCATCTACGTGCCTTGCAATCAAACAGTAGCTGATAACTTACTCAAAACCGGCGCTGCCTATGTTCATAAAGCTGAGGcagatgattctgaaaaaacagaaaacaccGAAAATACCGAGTCATCAGCATCCAGAAAAATCAGTACAACACGATTACCAAATGGGCTAACATATCCACAAACAGTCAAGTTTTCATCAGAAACAACATCTGTGACTTACTCTCATGAAAATTCCACCAAATCCTCCTCCACCAAGCCCAGCACCACAGTACCATCATCATCTTCACCTGCATCAGTTACAACTGAAAAATCAGATTCTACCAGCACTAGTACCATAGTCAGTGGTACATCACCTTATGTTAGCAGAGAAGCCAAACATTACCAGGACAACATTGCTGCTTCCAAATCTAAATTTGAATCAGCCAAAAATGAGCAAACACCTACATCCTCAATTCGCAAACCATATCCATCACCTGTTATCAATCAAGCCTTTGTGAAGCCATTCGCTGGCTCCAGCAAAGAAATCATAATTTCATACACTAGTACAACAAATTCACCACCATCGCTGTTTTCCTACCACAATATTGATAGCGCTGATGAGCAAATATCATTGCAGCTGAGAAATCATAACAATCATACTGGTGGTCTGCTTCGTAAACCGTTTGATGAGAATTTGCTCCTTAATGGTGCTAGTAGACAGCATCACAATCATCATCAGCAGCAACATCATCAAGTCGAacgtaaaaaattaccattggCTGTGAAATCAGCCATCATAATCAGCGGAGCTATACTGGCATTGGCTGTTTTGGGCTTCTTTGCGCTGTTATTATCTTGTAAAATACGCCAGGCTAAATCTAGAATGAAATGCCACCGGGAGCTTTACCGTAACCAATTTCAAAGCAGTGAATTTCGACAAAGCTCACGAAGTACTAGTCCTGTCATGTCTAAATCCAATTACAATACTagaaattttaccaataatATGCAGCCTAATCCCGTTGCTCCTAATAGGAATTATTACCTTTGGGAAACTTTGAGAAAAACATTCCAGTATGATTGA